In the Arachis ipaensis cultivar K30076 chromosome B10, Araip1.1, whole genome shotgun sequence genome, one interval contains:
- the LOC107621702 gene encoding uncharacterized protein LOC107621702, producing MLHAAVATSPQPPLRGFRHRHSSVPVRALRSRRRRRAVASPDIIAGGPNGEASQFCFCLWFLESEKTQSPLLELLLLAWPCSGSTLNCYCCCLADAEAFHHHWSCPKTLLLLLRLFISEERIGNNAAAVHRRCQTVAATTLR from the exons ATGCTCCACGCCGCCGTCGCCACCAGTCCACAACCACCACTACGAGGGTTCCGTCACCGTCATTCCAGTGTCCCCGTTCGTGCCCTTCGTAGCCGTCGCCGTCGCCGAGCCGTTGCATCGCCGGACATCATCGCTGGAGGACCGAATGGAGAAGCTAGCCAGTTCTGCTTCTGCCTCTGGTTTCTGGAATCTGAGAAGACGCAATCGCCGCTGCTGGAACTGTTATTGTTGGCGTGGCCCTGTTCTGGCTCTACTCTAAATTGTTACTGCTGCTGTTTGGCTGATGCTGAAGCTTTCCACCACCACTGGAGCTGCCCGAAAACCCTGTTGTTGCTGCTCCGATTATTTATT AGTGAAGAAAGAATCGGAAATAATGCTGCTGCCGTTCATCGGAGATGCCAAACTGTTGCTGCTACTACTCTGAGATGA